Sequence from the Penaeus chinensis breed Huanghai No. 1 chromosome 5, ASM1920278v2, whole genome shotgun sequence genome:
ttttgttaattttccccagcgACAAAGGAAGGATTAAAAGCATGTAAATTTGCATTGCAAATACCCCCAGTACTATCTGGCACCATGACAAATAGTGCAGATGAGTTCAGTTAGTACCAACCTTAGATGGTGAACAGAGTTCCCGAGTCTCTAGTTACTTCAACTTCCtgcaaaaagacaaagaaatcaaACATCCCCAACCTGCTGTCAGTGTCATTAGATTAAGAATTTACATATTTTCAGCTTTTGTTTACCTTTGTTGACCAGCTTTAGAGGATAACAAatgttttttattacatttattgaaaattagCCTGACTGAGAGAAGTTAATGAAGTTGATAATTGAATAAAGAGATTATGTATACTATTCACAGAAAAGGATGTATGAGGTATGTGAACATAACTACAGTAGTGCTTTACACTTTATTTTAAATTTACATTTTTCCCAACTTTCACACCATAGAGCTGGAGAAAGGAAATTTGCCACAGCCTGCAAGGAAATTGAAGATAGAGTAAAGAAATATTATGACACTCACCAGTTCCAAGATTtacatgatgatgaagaggaggaggacgaggatgatatggaggaggaaggtgttCTCGGTGAGCTAAAAAAAAGAGCTTAATGTTCTTGAAGAATACCTGTTACTGGATGCATTCTTGGCTAGAATTTATTTTGCAACTCTGGAATGATGAAATTCAGTATGAGAAAAAGTAGTGCCTTAGTAGCCTCTCTTTAAACTTTTAGGGAACTGTCAGAAAATCTTGGCTTTGGTCTTGGAAAAAGATAATATGTTTCTGTGAGTgtagttaacccaatgctgacgggcatgacatgtacggaCATGCCAtaaccactgtgagtttacttgtttaattgtttttacacatagatagctgcacttatactaagtcaccattgagccaattacaagtactgcctgtcacgcctgtttacccttttcctttatttacgaaaatattttacgttatcttattttgctgttactaatgattatatcattatagtaattataatgttataataaaaataacaccataatttatagcaataaaaaaaagatacgttcttcccgccaattcaaggaaaggtgaaatcaggtacggtcacaaggtctactaattgactcctttgtgactaagcactagcagagccatctatgtgcagagacatttgcaaaaatataaaaaaatgagcacagcattttccccattatttattcactttccctggcggcattgggttaaacaaataatgaaattttACAGAAGTTGAATTTAAAAATTAATGGGGATATTATCATACCAGTACTAAAAGTATCAAATGGAGAATTTAAACAGTAAAGTAAATGCTGAATTCATTGAGAACATCAAACAAAAAATTCATAGTGACTTTATTGAAAACAttaaacaagaaaaggaataCTGAAATGATTAAGAACTTAAAAGACGGTCACATTTTCCTTCAGGTTCAACTAACAGCTCACAAGCTTGTACTTGCTTATCAGAACTATCATATTTTGCTGTCAGAACCATCTAAGAAGTTACCAGAGGCAAATCCCcccaaattgcatttttttttttttatagtttctcaGTAACTGTTAAGTTCACTTTTTGACCTTACTATGTATGATTATTtggtgtttctttgtctgtcaaaCCATTGTTTGCACtcatgaaatgtgtgtgtttgtgtgtttttgtgtgcaaatatatatatatataaatatatatatatatatatatatatatatatatatatatatacacatatgtatatatatatatatatatatatatatatatatatatatatatgcatatgtgtatatgtatatatatatgcatatgtgtatatgtatatatatatgcatatgtgtatatgtatatatatatgcatatatgtatatgtatatatatatatatatatatatatatatatgcatatatgtatatgtatatatatatatatatatatgcatatgtgtatatgtatatatatatatgcatatatgtatatgtatatatatattgcatatatgtatatgtatatatatatttgcatatatgtatatgtatatatatatttgcatatatgtacatgtatatatatatttgcatatatgtacatgtatatatatatttgcatatatgtatatgtatatatatatttgcatatatgtatatgtatatatatatttgcatatatgtatatgtatatatatatatttgcatatatgtatatgtatatatatatttgcatgtatgtatatgtatatatatatatatatgcatatatgtatatgtatatatatatatatatgcatatgtgtatatgtgtgtatatatatatatatatatatatatatatatatatatatgcatatgcatatgtgtatatgtatatatatatgcatatatgtatatgtatatgtatatgtatatatatatatatgcatatatgtatatgtatatgtatatatatatatgcttatatgtatatgtatatatatgcatatgtgtatatgtatatgtacatatatatgcttatatgtatatgtatatatatgtatatgtatatgtatatgtatatatatatgcatatatgtatatgtatatgtatatatatttatatatgcatatatgtgtgtgtgtatatatatatatacatatatatacgtatatatatgcataaatgtatatatatattatatagcatatatatatatatatagatatagatatatatagatatataacaatcctccctgacctggcttcgaacctaggtcactccaggtatgagaccggagggccagtactaaaccaacaatgccacatgacctactaaaaggagtgtgcaactaggatctaactagctccttagacattacctatctactcatacatgagtaatgatagtgaggttttacacactccccatgggcactcggtggaaattgatttagaaattcgaaactgaagtcagatatactgaggtgtgtgtgtgtgtgtgtgtgtgtgtgtgtgtgtgtgtgtgtgtgtgtgtgtgtgtgtgtgtgtatatatgaaagttgaaataatgcaatacctcattgatatagatatataacaatcctccctgacctggcctcgtacctaagtcactccgggtatgagaccggagggccagtactaaactatatctatatcaatgcggtattgcattattcgaatttctaaattaacttccaccgagtgcccatggggagtgtgtgtaaaacctcgctatcattactcgtgtgtgtgtgtgtgtgtgtgtgtgtgtgtgtgtgtgtgtgtgtgtgtgtgtgtgtgtgtgtgtgtgtgtgtgtgtgtgtgtgtgtgtgtgtgcctgtgtgcgtgtgtgcgtgtgtgcgtgtgtgtgtgtgtgtgtgtgtgtgtgtgtgtgtgtgtgtgtgtgtgtgtgtgtgtctgtgtctgtgtctgtgtctgtgtctgtgtctgtgtctgtgtctgtctgtgtctgtgtctgtctgtgtctgtctgtgtctgtctgtgtctgtgtctgtctgtgtctgtctgtcagtctgtcttgtctgtctgtgtgtctatatatataaatatatatatatatatattatattcatacttatgtacatacatacacatattcatatttacaaacattCACTGCTGCTGTATATTTCAGCTCGAGTGTACAGTGGATatggtgagaagagagaagagagtcgtACACAGCAGTATTTGCAGGATGCTTTCAAGTCTGGTGCCCTTGTGTGTCTTATCTGTATTGAAAACATTAAACGAACAGATGCAGTATGTTGAATCAGTTCACTTTTTTTGAAGTTTGAAGTGTATGTTTATGATATTTCTCAAATTAGGGTAtctgtaatgaaaataaaatttaaattgtGAGTTCTATGATAATGATCTTATTCATTGAATATTTAAAGAATCTTAATTTTTACAATAATCACATGATGCATTGATAAATACTTATTGACTTTCATACTAAGGTGTTTGAATATGGATTTAACAACAGATTCACAAAAAGTGAATAAGTTTATAATGCCTTTAACAGACTTGGAGTTGTGAGGAGTGTTACTGCAGTTTCCACATGGCATGTGTCAATAAGTGGGCAAAAGACAGCATCTTTCAAATCTCAGAGGCACAGGCCGATGATAACCAAAGAGTGGACAAAGCATCTATACCCTGGTGTTGGTAAGGCTGTTATCTATGCTTTACTTGTTTTGGTTATTGGTTggcaaatattttacatatacaaacactgtGATTAGTATTCATTATGTGTTGTAGTCAAAATGTATAGTTAAGCAAATTGTAATTCTGTTTTATTGTCTAATTATTCTATGCTACGATTCCTACCCTACATTCAGAAGATCAGTTGTACATTgttaatattgtgatatatagAATGTTTCTTATAGACACTGCCTAATGAATAGCCCTCTCCCCTTGAATAGCCCAAAGTGCCGTTTCCAGTATGGCCAGTCCAAAATTCCCAGCAAGTACTTCTGCTTTTGTGGCAAACTGATGGATCCAAAATTTGATCCCTGGCTCATTCCTCATTCATGTGGAGAAAGGTGTGGGAAGAGGCTTAAGCCAGAGTGTGGTCACAGCTGCCTGCTACTTTGTCACCCAGGTGGATTATCATACTgactattgttttctcttttcttcttttcttcattagaTGACAAGAGTGTACATAAAACATATAGATGggaaaaaatcaggaaaataacaaaatactagGCATACCAAGGTATTCTAATTTTTCTAGGTCCCTGTCCACCCTGTCCAAAAATGGTTGAAAGCCGATGTCACTGTGGACAGATGCCACCACAGCCTCGCAGATGTTGCTCAAAGAACTGGTCGTGTGGACAACTCTGCAGTCAGGTGCTTGCCTGCGAACAACACAAGTGCGAGGAACCTTGTCATCCAGGAAAGTGCAAGAAGTGCCCTAGACAGAGCCGCCAGAATTGTAACTGTGGTTCAGAGACGAGCCTTAGGGAATGTGCTGACCCAAATTGGCAGTGTGGAAAGGTCAGTCATTTAGTGATAACAAGTCCAGCAACATACTTGGCACGGCATGATATTTGATTGTGTAcatcaaatttatatttttattttcacagaTGGAATATTTGAAATACATTGCAAATATTTAATGCATTTTCTTATTTTAGATATATGATAGGGAGAGCAATGTAATATCATAAAGTTATTACAAAAATTGGCAAAACACAATGTTTCTTCAGTACTccattatatttgattttattattgaatAGCCTAGCACATAATTTTCATACACTTCACAGGCCTGTGGTAAGCGTCTGAATTGCAGACACCATCTCTGTCAGAAAATTTGTCACAGTGAGGATTGTGGTGACTGTCCATTAAGTGGGGAGCGCAAGTGCCCCTGTGGTAAGACCCAGCATATTCTCCCCTGCACACAGCAAATTCCAACCTGTGGAGACACCTGTGGAAAGCTGTTGTCTTGTGGAATACATTTCTGTGCTGAACGTTGTCATAGAGGAGCATGTTCCCAGGTcagttcattttctttcattcttagttctgcccctttctttctctgttaacACCAATTAAATACCCTATCTTTTGTGAAAAAACATTTAACTAAAATGTAGGAAAAGTCTGTGGTAaccctgtctttctcctcttttagtGCCTCCAGTTTTGTGTGAAAAAGTGTCGCTGTGGGTCGAAGCAAAAGGAAATGGCCTGCAGCAAGGAATTAACTTGTGAAATAAAGTGCAAGAACTTACGAGATTGTCGTCGGCATACGTGTAACAAGAAGGTAAGCTGTCACCTGCAGTGCTATAAACCTTAGTTAGATATAATGTAATCATCATTTCCtttttgatattttattattagtcttgGGAAAGCTAATTAGCTcttgaaaatgaaatataatatggACATCACACAAAAAGCAGGAGTATAATTTATTAGACTGTTAAAATACatggatttctctctttctctcttttctttctttctttcttcttcctcttcttcattatatCAAAAGAACAGAAATGTccatataatgatttttttttctttttttttttctcgtctcttcttttcttttctttcaagagTTTCCAGCAGTTGGCTAGATCAGGTCTTGTAGAAACACTACCCAgaattaatttattataatttatacattAAATTATATCACTATATTTTCTTGAAGCCATCTGAAAATTGCTCTTACTGtcctgattatgattatttttacttgtttccttttttcaattttctttctttcttctacttcttgccctacattttcttttcctttccagtGTTGCCTTGGCGACTGCCCCAGGTGTGAGCAACCCTGTAGTCGGACACTGACTTGCCGCAACCACAAATGTGAAAGTCGCTGCCACCAAGGACCTTGCTACCCATGCACTATTATGCACACTATCACATGCCGCTGCGGAAAGAGGAAGATTCGGGTGCCATGTGGTCGAGAAAAGTATACCAAGCCACCAAAGTGCTCTGAGCCTTGTCGGTAAGTGATGGCAAAGACATTGATGAGAACTCTTTCAAGGTCAGAGTTATTGTAATGTAGAGATGCAGGACAGTATAGTCTGACTTTTTACAAGTGTCCAAAAATTATCTTGTCTGTaacttaatccccccccccccccttttttttatgacaGTGATGATACTTGGTTAATGCCATTTCACCTAGAATATAGGTCACATAACCTCTCTTAACAGAGTGCCACCAACCTGCCATCACCCTGAACGTGAACTACACAAATGCCATCAGGGAAACTGTCCCACCTGTCGATTAGTGTGCAACTTAAAGCTCAAGTGTCGTCATGTCTGCCCTGCACCATGCCATGATGCAGTTCCTGTTAAGGTAACCAgaaatttcatctctctctctttctgcttctctctctatgtttttcactacttctctctttttctgcttctctctctatgtttttcactacttctctctttttctctagttctctctctctatctatttcactgcttctctctctctctctctctctctatctatttcactgcttctctctctctctctctctctctctctctctctctctctctctctctctctctctctctctctctctctctctctctctctctctctctctctctctctccctctctctccctctctctttctctctctttctctctctctctctctctctctctctctctctctctctctctctctctctctctctctctctctctctctctctctctctctctctctctctctcctgctctacctctatctctctatctctctctctctctgcttctctctctctctctctctctctctcttctctctctctctcttctctctctctctctctctctctctctctctctctctctctctctctctctctctctctctctctctctctctctctctctctctctctctctctctctctctctctctctctctctcttctctctctctcttctctctctctctctctctctctctctctctctctctctctctctctctttctctctctctctctcttctctctctctctctctcttctctctctctctctctctctctctcttctctctctctctctctctctctttctctctctctctctctctctctctctcttctctctctctctctctctctctctctctctctctctctctctctctctctctctctctctctctctctctctcttctcttctctctctctctctctctcatctctttctctctctctctctctctctcttctctctctctctctctctctctctctctctctctctctctctctctctctctctcttctctctctctctctctctctctctttctctctctctctctctctctctctcttctctctctctctctctctctcttctctctctctctctcttctctctctctctctctctctctctctctctctctctctctctctgtgcttctctctctctctctctctgcttctctctctctctcactctgcttctctctctctctcaggcttctctctactctctctctcttgcttctctctctctctctctctctctctctctctctctctctctctctctctctctctctctctctctctctctctctctctctctctctctctgctctctctctctctctctctctctctctcttctcctctctctcctctctctctcgctctcctctctctctgcttctctctctctctctctctctctctctcttctctctcttctctctctctctctctctctcttctctctcactctctctgcttctctctctctctctctctctctctctctctctctctctctgcttctctctcctctctctctgtgcttctctctctctctctctctgcttctctctctctctctctctctctctctctctctctctctctctctctctctctctctctctctctctctctctctctctctctctgctctctctctctctctcttctctctctctctctctctctctcttctctctctctctgctctctctctctctctctctctctctctctctctctctctctctctctctctctcttctctctctctctctttctctctctctctctctctctctctctctcttctctctctctctcttctctctctctctctctctctctctctctctctctctctctctctctctctctctctctctctctctctctctctcttctctctctctctctctctctctctctctctctctctctctctctctctttctctctctctctctctctctctctctctctctctctctctctctctctctctctctctctctctctctcttctctctctctctctctcttctctctctctctctctctctctctctctctctctctctctctcctctctctctctctctctctctctctctctctcctccctctctctctcatctctctcttctctctctctctctctctctctctctctctctccctctctctctctctctctctctctctctctctctctttcctctctcctctctctctacatctcttctcactctctctcctctctctctctctctacatctctctctctctctctctctctctctctctctctctttctctctctcactctctctctctgtctttctctctctcatctctctctctctctgtctttctcttcctctcttctctctctctgtctctctcttctctctctctctgtctctctctctctctctctcctctctctctctctctctcttctctctctctctctctctctctctctctctgtctctctctctttctgtctctctctctctctctctctctctctctctctctctctctctctctctctctttctctcttctctctctctctctctctctctctctctctctctctctctctctctctctctctctctctctctctctctctctctctctctctctctctctctctctctcttctctctctctctctctctctctctcttctctctctctctctctctctctctctctctctctctcttctctctctctctctctcttctctctctctctctctctcttctctctctctctctctctctctctctctctctctctctctctctctctctctctctctctctctctctctctttctctctctctctctctctctctctctctctctctctctctctctctctctctctctctctctctctctctctctctctctctctctctctctctctctctctctctctctctctctctctctctctctctctctctctctctctctctctctctctctctctctctctctctctctctctcttctctctctctctctctctctctctctctctctctctctctctctctctctctctctctctctctctctctctctctctcttctctctctctctctctctctctctctctctctctctctctctctctctctctctctctctctctcttctctctctctctctctcttttctctctctctctctctttctctctctctctcttttctctctctctctctttctctctctctctcttttctctctctctctctttctctctctctctctcttctctctctctctcttctctctctctctctctctctctctctctctctctctctctctctctctctctctctctctctctctctctctctctctctctctctctctctctctctctctctctctctctctctctctctctctctctctctctctctctctctctctctctctctctctctgctctctctctctctctctctctctctctctctctctctctctctctctctctctctctctctctctctctctctctctctctctctctctctctctgcttctctctctctctctctctctctctctctctctctgtgcttctctctctctctctctctctctctctctctctctctctctctctctctctctctctctctctctttctctctctctctctctctctctctgtgcttctctctgtctctctctctctctctctctctgtgcttctctctgtctctctctctctctctctctctctctctctctctctctctctctctctctctctctctctctctctctctctctctctctctgcatatctctctctctctgcatatctctttctctctctgcatatctctctctctctctctctctctctctctctctctctctctctctctctctctctctctctctctctctctctctctctctctctctccctctctccctgtgcttctctctctccctgtgcttctctctctctgtgcttctctcttctctgtgtgcttctctctctctgtgtgcttctctctctctgtgtgcttctctctctctctgtgcttctctcgctctctctctctctctctctctctctctctctctctctctctctctctctctctctctctatatatatatatatatatatatatatatatatatatatttatctttctctcttcaatataAATACTTGTTACAAATTTGGTATtctctattatgattatgaatgtaaATGGTTGTATTCTCTCACAGGTGGTGGACACATCTCGTAGAATAGGACCCTGGGAGCCTGTTGCTGCCCCTAGAATTGAGATCCAGAAAAAGCCATGTCCTCCCTGCATGGTATGTAACAGGACTGCATCTACTTCATAGAATAAAGTTTGCATTCTAATGTTCCTTTTTTGAGTGGTATAAATACaatcataattttatttcatgttttaggATTTAGGACTGAAAAGACATTTTTATATGAAGTCAAATCATGAACAGGTACAAAGATGCCATATTTCAAATATTGTTTCCAAAGGTTCCAGTCCCAACAACATGTCGTGGCAAGCATGAGACACCACAGTGGCCATGCAGTGATCTGCGCCCTTATAGCTGTGGACGTAAATGTGGACGCTCCCTTGCTTGTACAAACCACACATGTGAAGTTGAATGCCATGTGGTAGATGGAGCACCAGATAACACAAAGGCTGGAAAGAATTGTGCTCCTTGTGAGAGAAAGTGCTCAAAGGTATGATATGGAAATTTTATTAACAAACaacaattctttcttttctttaaaatatatataaatcctttgaAACTATATATGATTATGGTAAAGttgatacttatttatatttttgtgcatTGCTTAAATATGCATTCTTTCAGGCCCGTCCACAGGGATGCTCACATGAATGCAAGAAGGCTTGTCATCCTGGAAACTGTGCAACATGCCACCAGCTAACAAAGATTAAATGCCACTGTGGCCTCACACAACTCTTTGTAGAGTGTGAAGCCTGGAACACAGCCACTACTGATAAAGAAATGCTTCAGTGTTGTAAAAACCAGTGTaataagatggtaataataatatgggaACTGAATATGTTATATTGGTCATCTCACAATATTCATGGGCAGTCTTTTTCCTCATTTATGATTTTATTCATAGATTGCACATTTTATCGGCTATAGAATATTACCCATGTGTAGGAACTGTCAAATTTTTGTATAATGTTTTGTAATATAGTTTTATGTTTTCCCTTGATGTTCTTTAGATGCCATGTGGACACAGATGTACCAAGGACTGCCACAGTGGCCCATGTAGTGCTCCACAGAACTGTAAGAAGAAGGTAGCTGTGCGATGTCCTtgtaagagacagaaaaaggattTTTCCTGTCATTTGGTAGGGGCAGGGAAGGCAACACTGGAGTGTGATGATGTTTGTGCCTTGAaattgaaagagaaggaaaaggtatgTTGTTTCAGAATCCTTAGACTTTTCAAATTCTCAGGTAAGTTTTTGGATGCCAGTACAGTTAGAAAACAAATATAGAGATCATAAAGCTGTGACTCAGCTGTCACTCTCTTAACCCTTAAAACAGTTTCAGGAATATATTCTTATCCTGCACAAGCAGATTCTTTTCCTAAGCAAATTGAAGTATTCATGCTTAGTATATTGTACATCATTTAGATTTTTGCCAATTTATGCATGACCAGTagcatttttcttttactctttttttttatcattttttttttttttcttatccctaGGAACAAGAAGAGCAAGCAAATAAGAAGCTTGAAGAAGAGCAAGCTCGGCAAAAGAGAGAACTAGAACTCTTTGAGAAGAAGATGGatggaaagaaatataagaaacgcAATAGAAAAGTAACTGAATCTAACAGTGAAAAGACATTTTGGAATACATACAAGTCACTGCTCATCTTCACAGCAACAGTTGTTGTAGCAATGTCAGCTTACATCATAATGGGCAGTTAGTGTGTCATTCTAGTTGCACAATTTAGGGAATCAAAAATGATCAACACTGTGTGTTGCAGACTAGCAGGGTTGGTGTGTTTTAGCATTTGATTTTGtttgataaagggaaagaaagtaaaTTCTTTTTTGTCCAGTCcatgtttttacttttttcttccactttcagCATTAATTTCCAAAGAAAATATGTTGATGTTTTAGAGAGATAGCCAGCAGCTCATTTCAACAAGGTAGTTGAGATGTTTTAGTTTTTAAATGTTACTTTCTGCCTCCTCATGTTGAAAAATAAATTTCTAGGAATGAATAAATATCTTACAGAAAGTCTGATTTAGGTGAAGGGTACTGTATAACATTTTGTTTTGATAAATCAGTGCAAGGAAGGAAATattaaaagagaaatagaggataaAAACTTGTCTTGTTACAAGTCTTGTTTTCCTTTG
This genomic interval carries:
- the LOC125025869 gene encoding NF-X1-type zinc finger protein NFXL1-like, with protein sequence MLKKMGGRGRGRGKAKGAGGRGGGNGAWGSSRGALAAGGGFWDMPGGNQEKVKKARVQASGRGKEKPKEPNPEEEVKAGERKFATACKEIEDRVKKYYDTHQFQDLHDDEEEEDEDDMEEEGVLARVYSGYGEKREESRTQQYLQDAFKSGALVCLICIENIKRTDATWSCEECYCSFHMACVNKWAKDSIFQISEAQADDNQRVDKASIPWCCPKCRFQYGQSKIPSKYFCFCGKLMDPKFDPWLIPHSCGERCGKRLKPECGHSCLLLCHPGPCPPCPKMVESRCHCGQMPPQPRRCCSKNWSCGQLCSQVLACEQHKCEEPCHPGKCKKCPRQSRQNCNCGSETSLRECADPNWQCGKACGKRLNCRHHLCQKICHSEDCGDCPLSGERKCPCGKTQHILPCTQQIPTCGDTCGKLLSCGIHFCAERCHRGACSQCLQFCVKKCRCGSKQKEMACSKELTCEIKCKNLRDCRRHTCNKKCCLGDCPRCEQPCSRTLTCRNHKCESRCHQGPCYPCTIMHTITCRCGKRKIRVPCGREKYTKPPKCSEPCRVPPTCHHPERELHKCHQGNCPTCRLVCNLKLKCRHVCPAPCHDAVPVKVVDTSRRIGPWEPVAAPRIEIQKKPCPPCMVPVPTTCRGKHETPQWPCSDLRPYSCGRKCGRSLACTNHTCEVECHVVDGAPDNTKAGKNCAPCERKCSKARPQGCSHECKKACHPGNCATCHQLTKIKCHCGLTQLFVECEAWNTATTDKEMLQCCKNQCNKMMPCGHRCTKDCHSGPCSAPQNCKKKVAVRCPCKRQKKDFSCHLVGAGKATLECDDVCALKLKEKEKEQEEQANKKLEEEQARQKRELELFEKKMDGKKYKKRNRKVTESNSEKTFWNTYKSLLIFTATVVVAMSAYIIMGS